One window of Candidatus Mycobacterium wuenschmannii genomic DNA carries:
- a CDS encoding TfoX/Sxy family protein, which produces MAYDLDLAERVRELLASNRGVDEKRMFGGLAFLINGNMAVAVSKQGGIMVRVPPDETEQLLARDHVNPMVMAGRETRGWIRVDTAGVKTKRQLAAWVDRGADYARGLPPK; this is translated from the coding sequence ATGGCCTACGACCTCGACCTCGCCGAGCGCGTTCGTGAGTTGTTGGCGTCGAACCGCGGTGTCGACGAGAAGCGGATGTTTGGCGGGCTGGCCTTCCTGATCAATGGAAACATGGCGGTGGCCGTCAGCAAGCAGGGCGGAATCATGGTGCGGGTTCCGCCGGACGAGACCGAACAACTCCTGGCCCGGGACCACGTCAACCCGATGGTGATGGCCGGTCGCGAAACCCGCGGGTGGATTCGCGTCGACACGGCCGGAGTAAAGACGAAACGGCAACTCGCGGCGTGGGTGGACCGCGGCGCCGACTACGCGCGGGGGCTGCCACCCAAATGA
- a CDS encoding ATP-grasp domain-containing protein: MHDVVPLRNTGKSPPGAPVNGSRSAPGANTVRTLLTLAGLLVTLPVDAVIVALALLGRARPPAAEQAGTSRRTVLITGGKMTKALQLARSFHRAGHRVILADTAKYRFTGHRFSKAVDAFYCIPEPGGASYDSVLFDIVRYEAVDTVIPVSSPAASVPDARAHYFLDGLCEVMHGAEDTVRMLDDKAEFSKVAVALGLRVPSWIRVTDPQQILNFEFLEGRSYVLKRIAYSPVGRLDLPRLSRQTPQLNVALARWLPISAEDPWILQEFIAGREYCTHGTAIEGSLQVHVCSESSASQLNYAMVDRPEIRSWVERFVSGLGVTGQFSFDFIEAADGEAYAIECNPRTHSAITTFHNHPGLAAAYLERGRPTITPLAGARPTYWIYHEAWRLLTRRGRWATLRSILRGKDAIFAWWDPLPYFMVHHLQIPMLLIDNLRRRRGWVKIDFNIGKLVEPGGD; the protein is encoded by the coding sequence ATGCATGACGTTGTGCCGCTGCGCAATACGGGCAAGTCGCCGCCGGGCGCACCAGTGAACGGGTCGCGGTCCGCGCCGGGTGCCAACACGGTCCGTACGCTGCTCACGCTTGCCGGACTGCTGGTCACGCTGCCGGTCGATGCCGTGATCGTCGCCCTCGCACTGCTCGGACGCGCGCGACCGCCGGCTGCGGAACAGGCCGGCACGTCACGCCGAACGGTGTTGATCACCGGGGGCAAGATGACGAAGGCGCTGCAACTGGCCCGCTCGTTTCACCGCGCCGGGCATCGGGTGATCCTGGCCGACACCGCGAAATACCGATTCACCGGACACCGGTTCTCCAAAGCGGTGGATGCCTTTTACTGCATTCCCGAGCCCGGCGGCGCGTCCTACGACTCGGTGCTGTTCGACATCGTCCGCTACGAGGCCGTGGACACGGTGATTCCGGTCTCCAGCCCGGCGGCAAGCGTTCCCGACGCGCGTGCCCACTACTTCCTGGACGGCCTCTGCGAGGTGATGCACGGCGCCGAGGACACCGTGCGGATGCTCGACGATAAGGCGGAGTTCTCCAAAGTAGCTGTCGCGCTGGGTCTTCGAGTACCGAGCTGGATACGAGTCACCGACCCGCAGCAGATTCTGAATTTCGAATTCCTCGAAGGACGCAGCTACGTCCTCAAGCGAATCGCCTACAGCCCGGTCGGCCGCCTGGATCTCCCCCGGCTGTCGAGGCAAACACCACAGCTCAACGTTGCGCTGGCGCGCTGGCTGCCGATTTCCGCGGAAGACCCGTGGATCCTGCAGGAGTTCATCGCGGGTCGCGAGTACTGCACCCACGGCACCGCGATCGAGGGAAGCCTGCAGGTCCACGTCTGCAGTGAGTCCTCGGCGTCCCAACTCAACTATGCGATGGTCGATCGTCCCGAGATTCGTTCCTGGGTCGAGCGATTCGTGAGTGGCCTCGGCGTCACGGGGCAGTTCTCATTCGACTTCATCGAAGCCGCCGACGGAGAGGCGTACGCGATTGAATGCAACCCCCGCACGCATTCGGCCATCACCACCTTCCATAACCACCCGGGGCTGGCGGCGGCATATCTCGAGCGGGGGCGACCGACCATCACACCGCTCGCTGGGGCCCGCCCGACGTATTGGATCTACCACGAAGCATGGCGTCTGCTCACCCGGCGAGGACGCTGGGCCACGTTGAGGAGCATCCTGCGCGGCAAAGACGCGATCTTCGCGTGGTGGGATCCACTGCCCTACTTCATGGTTCACCACCTGCAGATTCCGATGCTGCTGATTGACAATCTGCGGCGTCGCAGGGGCTGGGTGAAGATCGACTTCAACATCGGCAAGCTGGTCGAACCCGGCGGCGATTGA
- the lon gene encoding endopeptidase La, translating into MAEATSVPVLFVSDPVVLPGMVVPIALDDAARAAVDAARATESGTLLIAPRLDDRYPSYGVLATIVQVGRIPGGGTAAVVRGERRAHIGVGASGPGAALWVEVEEVADHEPTDETRTLAGEYKKLLLAMLQRREAWELVDVVNKLTDPSALADMAGYASYLTDVQKRQLLETEDVGRRLHLLIDWTGEHLAEVEVNDKIADDVREGMEKQQKEFLLRQQLNAIRKELGEGEPEGSDDYRARVEAADLPDKVREAALREVGKLERSSDQSPEGGWIRTWLDTVLDLPWNTRTEDSTDLKAAREILDADHHGLDDVKDRIVEYLAVRARRAQRGLQVVGGRGSGAVMVLAGPPGVGKTSLGESVARALGRKFVRVALGGVRDEAEIRGHRRTYVGALPGRIVRAIGEAESMNPVVLLDEIDKVGTDFRGDPSAALLEVLDPAQNHTFRDHYLDLDLDLSDVVFLATANVIENIPSALLDRMELVQIDGYTEDDKVAIARDFLLPRQRDRAGLTDDEVSVTEDALRKIAADYTREPGMRQFERLLAKALRKVTTKIAESGPEDPIVLDEPDLVDYLGRPRFTPESAERTAVPGVATGLAVTGLGGDVLYIEAGANDGEPGLQLTGQLGDVMKESAQIALSYVRSHAQELGVDPESLNRRIHVHVPAGAVPKDGPSAGVTMITALVSMATGRQVRADVGMTGEVTLNGRVLPIGGVKQKLLAAQRAGLTTVFIPQRNEPDLDDVPAEVLEALDVRPMTDVAEIVAQALEPASQEVTAAA; encoded by the coding sequence ATGGCTGAAGCCACATCAGTGCCGGTGTTGTTCGTCAGTGACCCGGTGGTCCTGCCCGGGATGGTTGTGCCGATCGCTCTGGATGACGCGGCCCGTGCCGCCGTCGACGCCGCACGTGCCACCGAATCCGGCACGTTGCTGATCGCTCCCCGACTAGACGACCGCTACCCGTCCTATGGTGTGCTCGCGACGATCGTTCAGGTCGGCCGGATCCCCGGTGGTGGCACCGCGGCGGTCGTGCGCGGTGAACGTCGCGCCCACATCGGCGTCGGCGCCAGCGGCCCGGGTGCCGCGCTGTGGGTAGAGGTGGAAGAGGTCGCCGACCACGAACCCACCGACGAAACCCGCACGCTCGCAGGTGAATACAAGAAACTCCTGCTGGCGATGCTGCAGCGCCGGGAGGCGTGGGAGCTCGTCGACGTGGTGAACAAGCTGACCGACCCGTCGGCGCTGGCCGACATGGCCGGCTATGCGTCGTACCTGACCGACGTGCAAAAGCGTCAGCTGTTGGAGACCGAAGATGTGGGCCGTCGCCTTCATCTGCTGATCGACTGGACCGGCGAGCACCTGGCCGAGGTCGAGGTCAACGACAAGATCGCCGACGACGTCCGCGAGGGCATGGAGAAGCAGCAGAAGGAGTTCCTGCTCCGCCAGCAGCTGAACGCGATTCGCAAGGAGCTGGGCGAGGGCGAGCCGGAAGGGTCTGACGATTATCGTGCCCGCGTCGAGGCGGCCGACCTGCCGGACAAGGTCCGCGAGGCGGCGCTGCGCGAGGTCGGCAAGCTGGAACGCTCCAGCGACCAGAGTCCGGAGGGTGGCTGGATCCGCACCTGGTTGGACACCGTGCTCGACCTGCCGTGGAACACCCGCACCGAGGACTCGACCGACCTGAAGGCGGCGCGCGAAATCCTCGACGCCGACCACCACGGTCTGGATGACGTCAAGGACCGCATCGTCGAATACCTGGCGGTGCGAGCCCGTCGCGCCCAGCGCGGCCTGCAGGTCGTCGGCGGACGTGGCTCCGGCGCCGTGATGGTGCTGGCCGGCCCTCCCGGTGTCGGCAAGACGTCGCTGGGTGAGAGCGTCGCCCGCGCCCTGGGTCGCAAGTTCGTCCGCGTCGCCCTCGGTGGTGTGCGCGACGAGGCCGAGATCCGCGGACACCGTCGTACCTACGTCGGTGCGCTACCCGGCCGGATCGTGCGCGCCATCGGCGAGGCCGAGTCGATGAATCCCGTTGTGCTGCTTGACGAGATCGACAAGGTCGGCACGGACTTCCGTGGCGACCCGAGTGCGGCGCTGCTGGAGGTCCTCGACCCGGCGCAGAATCACACCTTCCGCGACCACTACCTGGACCTGGATCTGGACCTGTCCGACGTGGTGTTCTTGGCGACCGCCAACGTGATCGAGAACATCCCGTCGGCGCTGCTGGACCGGATGGAGCTGGTCCAGATCGACGGCTACACCGAGGACGACAAGGTCGCCATCGCGCGCGACTTCCTGTTGCCCCGCCAGCGCGACCGCGCCGGGCTGACCGACGACGAGGTCAGCGTGACCGAGGATGCGCTGCGCAAGATCGCCGCGGACTACACCCGCGAGCCGGGCATGCGGCAGTTCGAGCGGCTGCTGGCGAAGGCGCTGCGCAAGGTGACCACGAAGATCGCCGAAAGCGGGCCGGAGGACCCGATTGTCCTGGACGAGCCGGACCTGGTGGACTACCTGGGCCGTCCGCGGTTCACCCCGGAGTCGGCGGAGCGCACGGCCGTGCCGGGCGTCGCGACCGGGTTGGCGGTGACCGGCCTGGGCGGTGACGTCCTCTACATCGAGGCCGGCGCGAATGACGGTGAGCCGGGTCTGCAGTTGACCGGTCAGCTGGGTGACGTGATGAAGGAGTCGGCGCAGATCGCCCTGTCCTACGTGCGTTCGCACGCACAGGAATTGGGCGTCGACCCGGAGTCGCTGAATCGGAGGATCCACGTGCACGTGCCCGCGGGCGCGGTCCCGAAGGACGGCCCGTCGGCGGGTGTCACGATGATCACCGCGTTGGTGTCGATGGCGACCGGCCGGCAGGTGCGAGCCGACGTCGGCATGACCGGCGAGGTCACGCTGAACGGCCGGGTGCTGCCGATCGGTGGCGTCAAGCAAAAACTGCTGGCGGCGCAGCGGGCCGGGCTGACGACGGTATTCATCCCGCAGCGCAACGAGCCCGACTTGGATGACGTGCCCGCCGAGGTGCTCGAGGCGTTGGACGTCAGGCCGATGACCGACGTGGCCGAGATCGTCGCGCAGGCGCTGGAGCCGGCATCGCAAGAGGTGACCGCTGCCGCCTGA
- a CDS encoding endonuclease has product MDRHTQVVRRLLKVAGTTYASEANVRVSDKPMPLFQLLVLCMLASKPIDATIAMRAGRELFNDGLKTPKAVLKADRPRMIDAFGRAHYARYDESSATRLTEMAQRVVDEYSGDLREIPRRGCEDVASAKRMLKQFKGIGDTGADIYLREVQDVWTWVRPYFDQRATRTAKSLSLPGDPAELGALAPRSNARLAAALVRASLDDDVRQQVIDRSDRG; this is encoded by the coding sequence ATGGACCGGCACACGCAGGTGGTCCGACGACTGCTGAAAGTCGCCGGCACGACCTACGCCAGCGAGGCGAATGTCCGGGTCAGTGACAAACCCATGCCGCTCTTCCAGCTTCTGGTGCTGTGCATGCTGGCCAGTAAGCCCATCGACGCCACCATTGCCATGCGAGCCGGACGCGAACTGTTCAACGACGGACTCAAGACGCCGAAGGCGGTGCTGAAGGCCGACCGGCCCAGGATGATCGACGCCTTCGGTCGTGCGCATTACGCCCGCTACGACGAGAGTTCCGCGACCCGCCTCACCGAGATGGCGCAGCGGGTCGTCGACGAATACTCCGGAGATCTGCGCGAGATTCCGCGCCGAGGCTGCGAAGACGTCGCGTCCGCCAAACGAATGTTGAAGCAGTTCAAGGGAATCGGCGATACCGGCGCCGACATCTATCTTCGCGAAGTCCAGGACGTCTGGACATGGGTGCGCCCGTATTTCGACCAACGCGCCACTAGGACCGCGAAATCGTTAAGCCTGCCCGGAGATCCCGCAGAACTCGGCGCCCTCGCGCCGCGATCGAATGCGCGTCTCGCGGCCGCATTGGTACGAGCATCACTCGACGACGACGTGCGCCAGCAAGTCATAGATAGGAGCGATCGTGGCTGA
- a CDS encoding TauD/TfdA dioxygenase family protein: protein MLDITPMTPVGARLTGLRVDTLDLAVVATLRRLLAEHGVLVLPGQHVGNDEFLRFLRSFGPTMFTAGETPVPGFPALNVVSNVGRTTPPRSTFHTDTSYVRKPPAYTALRAHTVPRRGGQTLFTNQYAAFESLPLRVRQELDGRTITHVVTGLRLGPDQEKSAVHPIFRIHPISGRTFVYLSSPARCAEVSDMSAERAAGVIAFLFTHSTRDDNVYRHAWAPGDVVIWDNRCVLHRADHSGVDGDRVMHRGMVADTARE, encoded by the coding sequence GTGCTTGACATCACCCCGATGACACCGGTCGGTGCCCGGCTGACAGGCCTCCGGGTCGACACGCTCGACTTGGCCGTGGTCGCCACGCTGCGACGACTGCTCGCCGAACACGGCGTTCTCGTCCTTCCCGGCCAGCACGTCGGCAACGACGAATTTCTGCGATTCCTGCGCAGTTTCGGCCCGACCATGTTCACGGCGGGCGAAACACCGGTCCCGGGCTTCCCGGCCCTGAACGTCGTCAGCAATGTCGGCAGGACCACCCCGCCGCGGTCGACATTCCACACCGACACCAGCTACGTGCGAAAGCCCCCGGCGTACACCGCGTTACGGGCACACACCGTTCCGAGGCGCGGCGGACAGACGCTGTTCACTAACCAGTACGCCGCCTTCGAGTCACTTCCCTTGCGTGTTCGTCAGGAACTCGACGGGCGGACCATCACGCATGTGGTGACCGGGCTGCGATTGGGGCCGGACCAGGAAAAGTCGGCGGTTCATCCGATCTTCCGCATCCATCCCATCTCGGGGCGCACGTTCGTCTACCTCAGCTCGCCCGCGCGGTGCGCGGAGGTCAGCGACATGTCCGCGGAGCGAGCCGCCGGTGTCATCGCGTTCCTCTTCACGCATTCCACCCGGGACGACAATGTCTACCGGCACGCGTGGGCGCCCGGGGATGTCGTCATCTGGGACAACCGGTGCGTGCTGCACCGTGCCGATCACAGCGGCGTCGACGGAGACCGGGTGATGCATCGCGGCATGGTCGCCGACACCGCCCGGGAATGA
- a CDS encoding D-alanine--D-alanine ligase family protein, whose amino-acid sequence MRLLHLVGSAVDGFHADLSRLYAGACLDALGGHVSHIAYVSPDGSWRFPTSLSGEAIAKADAMSLAGALGHIRTLETDAVIPQMFCLPGMTTYRALFDKIGIPYLGNSADVMAVAADKFMTRCSVAAAGVAVPEAEVLGRGERPALPYPVVVKPVCADNSVGVSLARDAGEYDAAAARALRHGNAVLVEAYVELGREVRCGIIVRNGELICLPLEEYAVDTHHKPIRTRTDKLARTADGDLYLVAKDETRAWIVPEYDDITRRVWEVARRCHGALGCRHYSLFDFRIDPDGEPWFLEAGLYCSYSPSSVLAVMAAARGIGVRQLLDIGLAELKREGARCLTSPR is encoded by the coding sequence ATGCGGCTACTGCACCTCGTCGGCTCGGCCGTCGATGGTTTCCATGCCGATCTGTCCCGCCTGTACGCCGGCGCGTGTCTGGACGCCCTGGGCGGCCACGTCTCGCACATTGCTTACGTCTCGCCCGACGGATCATGGCGCTTTCCAACGTCGTTGAGCGGGGAAGCCATCGCGAAGGCTGATGCCATGAGCCTCGCGGGTGCGCTAGGTCACATACGCACGCTCGAGACGGACGCGGTGATCCCGCAGATGTTCTGTCTCCCCGGCATGACCACCTATCGGGCCCTGTTCGACAAGATCGGGATCCCGTACCTCGGCAACTCGGCCGACGTAATGGCCGTCGCCGCAGACAAATTCATGACGCGATGCAGCGTGGCGGCCGCCGGAGTCGCGGTACCCGAAGCCGAGGTGCTCGGTCGCGGTGAGCGCCCCGCACTGCCCTATCCCGTGGTGGTCAAGCCGGTATGCGCCGACAACTCCGTCGGGGTGTCTCTCGCTCGTGACGCGGGCGAATACGACGCCGCGGCGGCGCGGGCGCTTCGTCACGGCAACGCGGTTCTTGTCGAGGCTTACGTCGAGCTCGGTCGAGAAGTGCGCTGCGGCATCATTGTTCGCAACGGTGAACTGATCTGCTTGCCGCTCGAAGAGTACGCGGTGGACACCCACCACAAACCCATCCGAACCCGGACGGACAAACTGGCCCGCACCGCAGACGGCGACCTCTATCTGGTCGCCAAGGACGAGACGCGAGCATGGATCGTTCCCGAGTACGACGACATCACGCGCCGGGTCTGGGAGGTTGCGCGGCGCTGTCACGGCGCGCTGGGCTGCCGGCACTACAGCCTGTTCGACTTTCGCATCGACCCCGATGGCGAACCCTGGTTCTTAGAAGCCGGACTTTACTGCTCGTACTCACCGAGCAGCGTGCTTGCCGTGATGGCAGCGGCTCGCGGTATCGGCGTTCGGCAACTGCTCGATATCGGGCTCGCCGAGCTGAAACGCGAAGGGGCGCGGTGCTTGACATCACCCCGATGA
- a CDS encoding IS110 family transposase, whose product MEAITMVVVGADVHKHTHTFVAVDEVGRKLGEKTVRAVTAGHAEAVMWVRERFGTKVVWAIEDCRHLSARLERDLLTAGQQVVRVPPKLMAQARASARTRGKSDPIDALAVARAFLREPDLPVASHDEVSRELKLLVDRREVLVAQRTAMINRLRWRVHELDPERAPVPASLDRSKHRVLLGAWLVTVPGLVAELARDELADITRLTEAIEALANRIGSRVRAVAPALLAMPGCGELTAAKLVGETAGVTRFKSEAAFARHSGVAPIPVWSGNTAGRVRMTRSGNRQLNAALHRIAVTQIRLEGLGRTYYRHRLAIGDSNSEALRCLKRRLARVVFSHLHTDQQHRTKPCQPAAA is encoded by the coding sequence ATGGAGGCAATCACCATGGTTGTTGTTGGAGCCGACGTACACAAGCACACGCACACGTTCGTCGCCGTCGATGAGGTGGGGCGCAAGCTTGGCGAGAAGACTGTTAGGGCTGTCACCGCCGGTCATGCCGAGGCAGTGATGTGGGTCCGCGAGCGCTTTGGCACCAAGGTGGTGTGGGCGATCGAGGATTGTCGGCATTTGTCGGCGCGGTTGGAACGGGATCTGCTCACCGCTGGCCAGCAGGTGGTGCGGGTACCGCCGAAGTTGATGGCTCAAGCCCGGGCCTCAGCGCGTACTCGTGGTAAGTCTGACCCGATTGATGCGCTGGCGGTTGCGCGGGCGTTTCTTCGCGAACCCGACCTACCTGTCGCATCTCACGATGAGGTGTCGCGCGAGTTGAAGCTGTTGGTGGATCGCCGGGAAGTCCTTGTGGCACAACGGACTGCGATGATCAACCGGTTGCGCTGGCGGGTTCACGAACTCGATCCCGAGCGTGCCCCGGTTCCGGCTTCGTTGGACCGCTCCAAACATCGCGTGCTGTTGGGCGCTTGGTTGGTGACGGTGCCCGGTCTGGTTGCCGAGTTGGCCCGCGATGAGCTCGCCGACATTACCCGGCTGACCGAAGCAATCGAGGCACTGGCTAACCGGATCGGTTCGCGAGTACGCGCGGTTGCGCCTGCGCTGCTGGCGATGCCCGGGTGCGGGGAATTGACCGCGGCCAAGCTGGTCGGTGAAACAGCCGGGGTAACTCGTTTCAAAAGTGAGGCCGCCTTCGCCCGCCATTCCGGGGTGGCGCCCATTCCGGTGTGGTCGGGCAATACCGCGGGGCGGGTTCGGATGACCCGTTCGGGCAACCGGCAACTCAACGCCGCCCTGCATCGCATAGCCGTCACTCAGATCCGCCTCGAGGGCTTGGGCCGCACTTACTACCGACACCGCCTTGCTATAGGCGACTCCAACTCCGAAGCCCTGCGTTGCCTCAAACGCCGCCTGGCCCGCGTCGTTTTCAGCCACCTCCACACCGACCAGCAACACCGAACTAAGCCCTGCCAACCGGCAGCGGCTTGA
- a CDS encoding nitroreductase/quinone reductase family protein, which translates to MPDLQQLKRRIVHTAQRLVVNPVGRRSPMTMLETTGRKSGEPRRTAIGGRVVGNEFWMVSEHGEHSHYVLNIKANPAVRVRIRGKWRSGTAHLLPGDDVNERLRTLPGVNSALVRLMGSDLLTIRVDLD; encoded by the coding sequence ATGCCCGACCTGCAGCAGCTCAAGCGACGCATCGTTCACACGGCTCAACGCCTGGTGGTCAATCCAGTTGGTCGACGGTCACCGATGACCATGCTGGAGACCACCGGGCGTAAGTCCGGCGAGCCGCGGCGCACCGCAATCGGCGGACGCGTCGTCGGCAACGAGTTCTGGATGGTGTCCGAGCACGGCGAGCACTCGCATTATGTGCTCAACATCAAAGCCAATCCGGCTGTGCGAGTGCGGATTCGGGGTAAGTGGCGGTCGGGCACGGCCCACCTGCTGCCGGGTGACGACGTCAACGAGCGACTGCGCACCCTGCCCGGCGTCAACAGCGCGCTGGTCCGCCTGATGGGCAGCGACCTGTTGACCATCCGGGTCGACCTGGACTGA
- a CDS encoding sedoheptulose 7-phosphate cyclase produces MSDLQARVINSPRAFHVEGYEKIEYDLVYVDGVFERENLELADTYRSYGRVMMVIDETVYGLYGDQIRSYFDHHGIALTVMPVQIRETAKSLETFEQIVSQFNDFGLVRTEPVLVVGGGLTTDVAGFACASYRRNTPYIRIPTTLIGLIDASVSIKVAVNHGKHKNRLGAYHASQKVLLDFSFLKTLPEDQVRNGMAELIKISVVGNTEIFGLLERHGVELLHTRFGYLDGTPELRSAGERLTHQAIATMLELEAPNLHEIDLDRVIAFGHTWSPTLELAPSEPFFHGHAINIDMALSTTLAEQRGHISVDERDRVFGLMSDLGLALDSEHLTPELLAAATEAILKTRDGTLRAAVPAPIGRCLFLNDVTVDELAETLVLHRKLCEDYPRAGDGIDMFTSARYGAAHA; encoded by the coding sequence ATGAGTGATCTACAAGCGCGAGTCATCAACAGCCCCAGAGCCTTTCACGTGGAGGGCTACGAGAAGATCGAATACGACCTGGTGTACGTCGATGGTGTTTTCGAACGTGAAAACCTCGAATTGGCAGACACTTATCGTTCCTACGGCCGAGTCATGATGGTCATCGACGAGACCGTGTACGGCCTCTACGGCGACCAGATCCGCTCCTACTTCGATCACCACGGGATCGCACTGACCGTAATGCCGGTGCAGATTCGCGAGACCGCCAAGTCGCTGGAGACGTTCGAGCAGATAGTCAGCCAGTTCAACGATTTCGGACTGGTACGCACCGAACCGGTGCTGGTCGTGGGCGGCGGGCTGACCACCGATGTCGCGGGCTTTGCGTGTGCGAGCTATCGGCGCAACACCCCCTACATCCGCATCCCCACCACGCTGATCGGCCTCATCGATGCCAGCGTGTCGATCAAAGTCGCCGTCAACCACGGTAAGCACAAGAACAGGCTCGGTGCCTACCACGCGTCGCAGAAGGTGCTGCTCGACTTCTCCTTCCTGAAAACCCTGCCGGAAGATCAGGTTCGCAATGGAATGGCCGAGCTGATCAAGATCTCGGTCGTCGGCAACACCGAGATCTTCGGGCTTCTCGAACGTCACGGCGTGGAATTACTGCACACCCGGTTCGGGTATCTGGACGGGACACCCGAGTTACGTTCTGCGGGGGAACGTCTCACTCATCAGGCCATCGCCACCATGCTGGAGTTGGAGGCGCCCAACCTGCACGAAATCGACCTCGACCGGGTAATCGCCTTCGGGCACACCTGGAGTCCCACGCTGGAACTTGCGCCCTCGGAGCCGTTCTTCCACGGGCATGCGATCAACATCGACATGGCCTTGTCGACGACGCTCGCCGAACAGCGCGGCCACATCTCGGTCGACGAGCGCGACCGGGTCTTCGGACTGATGAGCGATCTGGGGCTGGCACTCGACAGCGAGCACCTGACGCCCGAACTGCTCGCCGCCGCGACAGAAGCGATCCTGAAAACCCGCGACGGCACACTGCGCGCGGCTGTCCCAGCGCCGATCGGCCGATGCCTGTTCCTCAATGACGTGACCGTCGACGAACTCGCCGAAACCCTTGTGCTGCATCGGAAGCTGTGTGAGGACTATCCGCGTGCCGGCGACGGGATCGACATGTTCACTTCGGCAAGATACGGCGCCGCGCATGCATGA
- a CDS encoding NAD(P)/FAD-dependent oxidoreductase: MADSKTFVIVGGGLAGAKAAEELRERGFDGKVVLLADEEHLPYERPPLSKDFLAGKKSLEEFTVHDSEWYRSNKIELRTDTEAVAIDPTAHTVTLSDDTTLHFDKLLLATGSRARWLTIPGAESTGVHYLRKYQDAVNLDTTFKEGSSLAVIGAGWIGLEVAASARQRGVDVTVVETAKVPLSSAVGDEIGKVFAQLHRDHGVDLRLDTEVKEITTEDGKATGLKLGDGSTITADRVLIAVGAQPNTELAERAGLTIEDGGILVDASLRTSSPDIFAVGDIAAAEHPLFDDRIRTEHWANALKQPAVAVAGMLDEPGEYKELPYFFTDQYDLGMEYAGHAPDYQRVVFRGDKDSREFVAFWLDTDNRVLAGMQVNIWDALDDIKNLIHKKEPVDPDKLADPEVSLSDALS, encoded by the coding sequence GTGGCTGACTCGAAAACTTTCGTCATCGTGGGCGGCGGACTCGCCGGAGCCAAGGCGGCCGAGGAACTGCGGGAAAGAGGTTTCGACGGAAAGGTTGTGCTGCTGGCCGACGAGGAGCATCTTCCCTACGAGCGACCGCCATTGTCCAAGGACTTTCTTGCCGGCAAGAAATCGCTCGAAGAGTTCACCGTTCACGATTCAGAGTGGTACCGCAGCAACAAGATCGAGCTGCGGACCGACACCGAGGCGGTCGCCATCGATCCGACGGCCCACACGGTCACGCTCTCCGACGACACCACCCTGCACTTCGACAAGCTGCTGCTGGCCACCGGTTCGCGCGCGCGGTGGCTGACGATCCCGGGTGCCGAGTCGACCGGAGTGCATTACCTGCGCAAGTACCAAGACGCTGTCAACCTCGACACCACCTTCAAGGAGGGGTCGTCGCTGGCGGTGATCGGAGCCGGCTGGATCGGACTGGAGGTCGCTGCGAGCGCGCGCCAGCGCGGGGTCGACGTCACCGTGGTCGAGACTGCCAAGGTGCCGCTGAGCAGTGCCGTCGGGGACGAGATCGGCAAGGTGTTCGCCCAGCTTCATCGCGATCACGGGGTGGATCTGCGGCTTGATACCGAGGTCAAGGAAATCACCACCGAGGACGGCAAAGCCACCGGCCTCAAGCTCGGCGACGGGTCGACGATCACCGCCGACAGGGTGTTGATAGCCGTTGGGGCCCAACCCAATACCGAATTGGCGGAACGCGCGGGTCTGACAATCGAGGACGGCGGAATACTGGTCGACGCCTCGCTGCGGACCAGTTCGCCGGACATCTTTGCGGTCGGTGACATCGCCGCAGCCGAGCACCCACTGTTCGATGATCGGATTCGCACCGAGCACTGGGCCAACGCGCTCAAGCAGCCCGCCGTCGCGGTGGCCGGAATGCTCGACGAGCCGGGCGAATACAAAGAACTTCCGTACTTCTTCACTGATCAGTACGACCTCGGCATGGAGTACGCCGGCCACGCGCCGGACTATCAGCGGGTGGTGTTTCGCGGAGACAAAGACAGCCGCGAGTTCGTGGCCTTCTGGCTGGACACCGACAATCGGGTATTGGCCGGGATGCAGGTCAACATCTGGGATGCGCTCGACGACATCAAGAATTTGATCCATAAGAAGGAGCCGGTCGATCCGGACAAGCTGGCCGACCCGGAGGTCTCGCTGAGCGACGCGCTCAGCTGA